GCAACATAAGCCAAAGAGTCAAACTCCTTTTTATTGTATGGGTCTCTCCATTCCACCTGAATATCAATGTAGTTGTCGGAGTTGATCTCCAAGCCAGATAGTTTCAGCTTGCTTTTGTCTCCTTCAATGGTGAATCCGACGAAGGTGTACTCACCATtcatgaggaatttgtctagttcCATTGGCCTGCAAGATGTTTGTATAGACTAAATATAGTTTATTTTCTAGAACCACcaatgtttttttgttttttctgaaACTGAAGTGCAATATGAATACATGAATCTATTGCAGTGAGTAGCTGCTAATACTTTGTACAGCATAACTAGTAAATCTGATAATAGATTGCATAAACAATGCATGTTTGTGCATGTTTGTATTCTTGAATTGAATTTCATACATGTTTTATATAGTAATGGTGCAGTTTTCTATTGTTCAGGCAAATAATTTGTATTTGGTAAAACAAAATGAAACTGTGTGTATCGCTAGACAATATAATTCAAGAATTGAACACATGAGTTACATGGAGCTAGATGAAAACTGTCAATGAATTCCTATCCCATGCTTTTTAAAAATGAGAACCAAAGATTAAATAATGGCAATTGCGATGAAGAAAATTTAAAATCAATATTGACAAGCAATAGTACATATTGATAGTTATTCTAACCTTTCTTTAGCTCCAGAGATGTGGTAGACAAGGCATTCTTTTTCTACGCATAGCTGGAGCACGGCTGCCCGCTGTGGCTTCACATACTGCGTGTACTCGACATCAACGCCGACTAGTTTGACGGGCATTCCACCAAGCTTCCTCTTGAGCATGGATAGCATCTTGTCCACGTTTTCACCCTTGCTTGTGCAAATGACGTGAAGCTTGTGGTTGCCGTGGAGGTTGACGTCGTGGAGCTCCCTGGTGTACCTGCGGCGCTGCTTGTATAGAGGTGCATCTGCCATgactctcctcttctctctcgtGTTTGTTCTGGAGAGGGAGGTTAGTGAAAGGAAGTGTGGCAAAGAAGATGCAATGGAGTTTTTGGGGGGACGAAGCAGTTGTGTTTTATCCTCTGCTCTCCGTGACAGGACGTGGGAGTGGTGGAGCGGGGTGGTAGCATGGTGGGCTGTGTTTTTAGTTACGTGGCAACTGCAGAGAGGTTCTGCTATGAGGAGGCTATCTTAGTGCGTTGGAAATCCAGAACGTCGTCGCCTCTTTTTTCGTGACAAGTTCAGGTATGCACGCAACTGTCACAAAATGTGATGATTGTGTTTTCAGTGAAT
The Aegilops tauschii subsp. strangulata cultivar AL8/78 chromosome 3, Aet v6.0, whole genome shotgun sequence genome window above contains:
- the LOC109777379 gene encoding uncharacterized protein, which gives rise to MADAPLYKQRRRYTRELHDVNLHGNHKLHVICTSKGENVDKMLSMLKRKLGGMPVKLVGVDVEYTQYVKPQRAAVLQLCVEKECLVYHISGAKERPMELDKFLMNGEYTFVGFTIEGDKSKLKLSGLEINSDNYIDIQVEWRDPYNKKEFDSLAYVAGRMIDIHYHDMKKKINRKEDHTLWGFCPLPDKLIKYATIDAFATYESWRIIYGVIMGLDRAKREREAKKKKKNKAMFSFILI